In one window of Candidatus Scalindua sp. DNA:
- a CDS encoding IS91 family transposase produces the protein MGSIIEYVSGIKIRDLFLDNGNWWKFFLKNKHLIRASIITNVLKLLVCRTSFLGYHLILCPKCFYKKKVPHSCKSKFCSSCGKKATDNWIKNRFTTLPNTKWQHITFTIDERLWPFFWHNRYLLNKIPAIAADIIKTLSAKKDFTPGIFLAIHTFGRDLKRNPHIHLSTTTGGLRISNKHATWVKSAFFHHAALKAKWKYAVIRLLFDEFERGNLKLPANLKHIKTKQTFYSWLQISYNKKWVVHLQKPSSNMKHNIEYLGKYLKRPPIGETRIMFYDGKFVTYQFRDHYTNTNQFLKLPVLDFIARLIAHVPDKHFRNIRYYGFLANRKSSQLLPIVYKLLNRAPNFLTNTSIRWKEMIKNTFAFDPTSCPCCKTQMLFSLATFPKIHMLAKHKDIAHGYFPLL, from the coding sequence TTGGGGTCCATTATAGAGTATGTTAGTGGCATAAAGATCAGAGACCTATTCTTAGACAATGGTAATTGGTGGAAATTCTTCCTCAAAAACAAGCACCTAATCAGGGCTAGTATCATTACCAATGTCTTAAAACTACTCGTGTGCAGAACAAGCTTTTTAGGGTACCACCTTATCCTGTGTCCTAAATGCTTCTATAAAAAGAAAGTTCCGCACTCTTGCAAATCAAAATTTTGCTCTTCTTGCGGTAAGAAAGCCACTGACAACTGGATCAAAAATAGATTCACCACTCTTCCTAATACTAAATGGCAGCACATTACTTTCACGATAGACGAACGTCTCTGGCCATTTTTCTGGCACAATCGCTATCTCCTTAATAAGATACCTGCCATTGCCGCTGACATCATCAAAACTCTTTCTGCCAAAAAAGATTTCACTCCAGGAATCTTCCTTGCCATCCATACTTTCGGAAGAGATTTAAAAAGGAACCCACATATCCATCTTTCCACAACCACCGGAGGCCTTCGTATATCAAACAAGCATGCAACATGGGTCAAATCGGCATTTTTTCATCATGCTGCCCTTAAAGCAAAATGGAAATATGCTGTTATTCGCCTTTTGTTTGATGAATTTGAGCGTGGCAATCTAAAATTACCCGCCAACTTGAAGCACATTAAAACAAAACAGACTTTTTACTCCTGGCTCCAAATCTCTTATAATAAAAAATGGGTTGTACATCTTCAAAAACCGTCATCCAACATGAAACACAATATTGAGTATCTGGGTAAATACCTCAAACGACCCCCTATTGGCGAAACAAGAATAATGTTCTATGATGGCAAGTTTGTTACCTATCAGTTTCGGGACCACTATACCAACACTAACCAGTTCTTAAAATTACCCGTTCTCGACTTTATTGCCAGATTAATAGCTCATGTCCCTGACAAACATTTCCGCAATATTCGTTACTACGGTTTTCTTGCAAACAGAAAATCTTCTCAACTTCTCCCTATTGTTTACAAACTACTCAATAGGGCTCCTAACTTTCTTACTAACACCTCTATCCGATGGAAAGAGATGATTAAAAATACTTTCGCATTTGACCCAACTTCTTGTCCTTGCTGTAAAACACAAATGCTGTTTTCCCTTGCCACCTTCCCAAAAATTCATATGCTCGCTAAACATAAGGATATTGCGCATGGATATTTCCCGTTGCTTTGA
- a CDS encoding sulfotransferase → MIRKMIPRELYSDKLSDAVCFLSRCEDNIKVEDLVCRDPIFLLSAGWRSGSTLLQRLVCSDTSTIIWGEPFGDRIPIPRLSATIADFCRDDPTIPYAINKFSGELSDEWIANLNPGVCAIRNAHLAFFENLLAKPAREKGFKRWGIKTVRLSAYHAIYLRWLYPEAKFVFLVRNPLSAYRSYKGKTWYLVRPYYRMNNVFKFMALWQNIASSFASEWQEIGAILIRYEDLINETKVVKDLAQFLDIRVNHEVIGKKVGHSHQRDKPELRWWDILVCQMLAGEISRKLGYKIYQKSVLKKIL, encoded by the coding sequence ATGATTCGTAAAATGATACCAAGAGAACTTTATTCAGATAAGCTTTCAGACGCGGTTTGTTTCCTTAGCAGATGTGAAGATAATATAAAAGTTGAAGATTTAGTGTGCAGAGACCCAATTTTTTTACTTAGTGCTGGATGGCGTTCGGGTTCTACTTTATTACAGCGCTTAGTTTGTTCAGATACTTCCACTATTATTTGGGGTGAGCCATTTGGTGACCGTATACCAATACCACGTCTTTCAGCTACTATTGCTGACTTTTGTCGTGACGATCCAACAATACCATATGCAATAAATAAATTTTCTGGAGAACTTTCGGATGAATGGATTGCGAACCTAAATCCGGGTGTTTGTGCTATTCGAAATGCACACTTGGCATTTTTTGAAAATTTATTGGCAAAACCAGCTAGAGAAAAAGGATTTAAACGTTGGGGAATAAAAACAGTACGTTTATCGGCGTATCATGCAATTTATTTAAGATGGCTTTATCCGGAGGCAAAATTTGTATTTCTTGTTCGCAACCCACTTTCCGCTTATCGATCTTACAAGGGTAAAACATGGTATTTAGTTAGGCCTTATTACAGGATGAACAATGTTTTTAAGTTTATGGCACTATGGCAGAATATTGCCAGTTCATTCGCAAGTGAGTGGCAGGAAATCGGCGCTATCTTAATTAGATATGAAGACCTTATTAATGAGACGAAAGTTGTAAAAGATTTAGCTCAATTTCTTGATATTAGGGTGAATCACGAAGTTATTGGCAAAAAAGTTGGACATAGTCATCAGAGAGATAAACCTGAATTGCGTTGGTGGGATATACTTGTGTGCCAAATGTTAGCTGGAGAAATTAGCCGTAAGTTAGGATATAAAATTTATCAAAAAAGTGTTTTGAAAAAAATACTATAG
- the wecB gene encoding UDP-N-acetylglucosamine 2-epimerase (non-hydrolyzing), with product MKKIMFVFGTRPEVIKMAPVVSELKKYSNKIRTIVTVSAQHREMMDQMLEIFDIQADYDLNVMTDNQKLSDVTCDIIKGLDPILGKEKIDFILVQGDTTTAFAASLVGFYHKVKVGHVEAGLRTHDKFYPFPEEMNRTLVTSLSDVHFAPTSLAKDNLLREGVPKQNIIVTGNTVIDALLLTVNKKGFAGYIRQDTHKMILVTTHRRENFGEPLEEICKAILDIVAKHKNVKIVFPVHLNPNVRKIVHKYLSNEKQIELTEPLDYAAFTKYIADSYFILTDSGGIQEEAPSLGKPVLVLRNETERREGVEAGTCLLVGTNRQRIVKEANKLLMDKNAYEKMSQAVNPYGDGKASKRIVKFFLNGLGKD from the coding sequence TTGAAAAAAATAATGTTTGTTTTTGGAACACGTCCGGAAGTGATCAAAATGGCTCCAGTTGTTAGTGAATTAAAAAAATATTCAAATAAAATTCGTACGATTGTAACCGTGAGTGCGCAACACCGAGAAATGATGGATCAAATGCTGGAAATTTTTGATATTCAAGCGGATTATGATTTAAACGTTATGACTGATAATCAAAAATTGTCAGACGTCACTTGCGACATAATTAAGGGACTTGATCCTATATTGGGAAAGGAAAAAATCGATTTTATCCTTGTACAGGGCGACACAACAACAGCTTTTGCTGCAAGTTTGGTAGGTTTTTATCATAAGGTAAAGGTAGGGCATGTTGAAGCAGGATTGAGAACACACGATAAGTTTTATCCATTCCCGGAAGAAATGAATAGGACGTTAGTAACATCTTTAAGTGATGTGCATTTTGCCCCAACCAGTTTAGCAAAAGATAATTTGTTAAGAGAAGGTGTACCTAAACAAAATATTATTGTTACAGGCAATACCGTTATAGATGCCTTGCTATTAACAGTTAATAAAAAAGGATTTGCGGGATATATCCGGCAGGATACTCATAAAATGATTTTGGTGACTACTCATAGAAGAGAGAATTTTGGTGAGCCCCTTGAAGAAATTTGTAAAGCTATCTTAGATATTGTAGCAAAACATAAAAATGTAAAAATAGTTTTTCCGGTACACCTAAATCCAAATGTTAGGAAAATAGTGCATAAGTACCTTTCTAATGAGAAGCAAATTGAATTAACAGAACCTTTAGATTATGCAGCTTTTACAAAATATATTGCTGACTCATATTTTATTCTTACTGACTCAGGTGGCATCCAAGAGGAAGCGCCATCACTGGGAAAACCGGTTTTAGTTTTGAGAAATGAGACAGAGCGTAGAGAGGGGGTTGAAGCTGGGACGTGTTTATTAGTGGGAACTAATCGTCAAAGAATTGTAAAAGAAGCCAATAAGTTGTTAATGGATAAGAATGCATATGAAAAAATGTCTCAAGCTGTTAATCCTTATGGGGATGGTAAAGCAAGCAAGCGAATAGTAAAGTTTTTTCTTAATGGCCTTGGTAAGGATTAG
- a CDS encoding glycosyltransferase — translation MKSLKRKQHILVVAYAFPPCQESGSIRNAKLLTNLLNNSCEITILTVKERYFSFNVESTMKKLIPEDIHIIRTNYFSLHDFIVNLKNIFTTLYNLNTKGKQIELSKVRNSNEFLNIPNSKFTKVKDIITDLVTIPDNEVGWLPFGLFAGITELFRKEVDVIYAIGKPWSGFFIGYGLKLIFKKPLVIDFMDPWTQNPYKQSKCKMLEKLQTFLEKFIVKRADFLIANTQELADDFVKRLKTSPEKVGVITCGYDENDFNYDNIKERKNKQFVISHIGSLYSGRNPFNFLMAIKHLIDNKFISQDVIRINLIGNLTIQEPELLMLIQELSLSGVLFTQSWVPHSDAIKYLYQSDVLLLIQPGTHLQIPAKLYEYIFVKKPIIPIADKNSAIDNIFRREGWGISINNNIKDITDAVFKVYCQFQSGKLNNYIHKENIQPYNVKHLAKKLCHIFELVINNQAKKNKI, via the coding sequence ATGAAATCTCTAAAACGTAAACAACATATATTGGTTGTTGCCTATGCTTTCCCTCCATGTCAGGAGAGTGGTTCAATTAGAAATGCTAAACTTTTGACAAATTTATTAAATAATAGTTGTGAAATTACGATTTTAACTGTAAAAGAACGATATTTCTCTTTTAATGTAGAAAGTACTATGAAAAAACTTATACCCGAAGATATTCATATAATTCGGACTAATTATTTTTCTTTGCATGATTTTATTGTAAATCTAAAAAATATCTTTACTACGCTTTACAATTTAAACACAAAAGGTAAACAAATTGAATTATCTAAAGTTCGAAATTCCAATGAGTTTTTAAATATACCAAACTCAAAATTTACAAAAGTTAAAGACATTATTACAGATTTAGTTACTATTCCTGACAACGAGGTAGGGTGGCTTCCATTTGGGTTATTTGCCGGAATTACAGAGTTATTTAGAAAAGAAGTGGATGTTATTTATGCTATTGGGAAGCCGTGGTCAGGTTTTTTTATTGGCTATGGATTAAAATTAATCTTTAAAAAACCATTAGTGATTGATTTTATGGATCCATGGACACAGAATCCTTATAAACAGTCTAAATGTAAAATGTTGGAGAAGCTCCAAACTTTTCTTGAAAAATTTATTGTTAAACGTGCAGATTTTTTAATTGCAAATACACAAGAGTTAGCAGACGACTTTGTCAAAAGGTTGAAAACATCACCAGAAAAAGTTGGTGTTATTACCTGTGGGTACGATGAAAACGATTTCAATTACGACAATATTAAGGAAAGAAAAAACAAACAATTTGTTATTTCGCACATAGGAAGCTTATATAGTGGTAGAAATCCATTTAATTTTCTCATGGCGATAAAACATTTGATTGATAATAAATTTATTTCTCAGGATGTGATAAGAATAAATTTAATTGGTAATTTAACAATTCAAGAACCAGAGTTGTTAATGTTAATTCAGGAATTATCTTTATCAGGAGTTTTGTTTACACAATCCTGGGTACCTCATTCGGATGCTATAAAATATTTATATCAGTCTGATGTTTTACTATTAATTCAGCCTGGTACTCATTTACAAATTCCAGCGAAACTTTATGAGTATATTTTTGTTAAAAAACCTATTATCCCAATTGCAGACAAGAACAGTGCTATAGATAATATATTTAGACGAGAGGGATGGGGAATATCAATAAATAATAATATAAAAGATATTACTGATGCGGTTTTTAAAGTATATTGCCAATTCCAATCAGGAAAATTAAACAACTACATACACAAGGAAAATATTCAACCGTACAATGTAAAACATCTTGCCAAAAAGCTTTGTCATATATTTGAATTGGTTATTAACAATCAAGCGAAAAAAAATAAAATATAA
- a CDS encoding class I SAM-dependent methyltransferase, giving the protein MEITFSFGKNWQKFLKNLNEERFKNAEKSLTQFMELETFEGKTFLDIGCGSGLFSYAAFNLGADKVVSLDFDPFSVECCKHLHEKVNKPKNWEIYQGSILDKKFVSKLNKFDIVYSWGVLHHTGKMWQAIKNAACLVNKDGYYYISIYNKIEGRKGSEFWLIIKKIYNHSPRIGKLVMEMLYILRYEIIGNLISLRNPLTIINEYKARRGMEWKTDIVDWLGGLPYEFAKVDEIFKFMKVNFTDFDLVNIKTTDSLGTNWFLFKNKGHGLIKDLS; this is encoded by the coding sequence ATGGAAATAACTTTTTCATTTGGTAAAAACTGGCAAAAATTTTTAAAAAACTTAAATGAAGAAAGATTTAAGAATGCAGAAAAATCTCTTACTCAGTTTATGGAATTGGAAACTTTTGAAGGTAAAACTTTCTTGGATATAGGATGTGGTAGTGGCCTCTTTTCCTATGCGGCATTCAATCTTGGAGCTGATAAGGTAGTTAGTCTAGATTTTGACCCGTTTTCAGTAGAGTGTTGCAAACATTTACATGAAAAAGTAAATAAACCTAAAAATTGGGAAATTTATCAAGGTTCTATTTTAGACAAAAAATTTGTTAGTAAATTGAACAAATTCGACATTGTATATTCGTGGGGAGTTTTACACCATACTGGTAAAATGTGGCAAGCAATTAAAAATGCTGCTTGCCTAGTAAATAAAGATGGGTACTATTATATATCAATCTACAATAAAATTGAAGGCAGGAAAGGTTCTGAATTTTGGTTGATAATAAAAAAGATTTATAATCATTCCCCAAGAATAGGGAAATTGGTTATGGAAATGTTATATATATTGAGGTATGAAATCATTGGCAATTTAATATCATTAAGAAATCCGTTAACAATTATCAATGAATATAAAGCAAGGCGTGGTATGGAGTGGAAAACAGATATTGTTGACTGGTTAGGTGGTTTACCCTATGAATTTGCAAAAGTAGATGAAATTTTTAAGTTTATGAAAGTTAACTTTACTGATTTTGATTTGGTAAACATAAAAACTACAGATAGTCTAGGAACTAATTGGTTTTTATTTAAAAACAAAGGTCATGGTTTGATAAAAGATTTGAGTTGA
- a CDS encoding IS701 family transposase — MGTPPEGRRLVIRGREISEADIAVVRGLIEHYGNRGRVYISIKLSEHWQWKQANGHLKDRACRSILQSLSERGLIQLPASKRAPSCKNERPLEHVRLDTTEIKGNIKVFLPLKIKSVTDKESGRIWKYVNRRYHYLGYRVLVGQNIRYLIYSSDRLVAALGWQSAVERLYCRDIIIGWNVQERRKALDKVLNNSRFLIMPWVEVKNIASHILSRVVRQLQKDWVEKYGTRLLFLETFIDPSKFSGTCYQAANWVKIGNTKGYRKKQKGFIYHGNSKEVYFYVLDPQGRQKIKQDKTEPLLTRKYLLSNRPYSNLPLERRSSMIVRPPDWSPEVEPGVELSASDIGKLATELEKYHALFEEGFRRKEQKDLSLCYLQGLLSKLDRKSIEPIALRLRGKDTVRSLQRFMGEYKWDGEFIASRHKEELSKLLSEADGVLSLDSREVVKKGKESVGVARQYCGRLGKIENCQSGVYVAYTSTKGYGLIDRRLYMPEKWFDPEYKERRERCKVPKNLVFRKKPELAVEMIAELSTGGLFPFRWITCDSIFGNSPDFLENLPPQVFYLADIAKNRKVLVSTQDGEACRKRVERKVSDIAQDGNVKWKLAQLAEGAKGPIYGFVARTRVFAGDDSTAENERWLFLRKDPKTHEIKYCLSNAPAETALEEMIRVCVLRWPVEQSFQEGKSELGMADYEHRSWPAWHRHMTFVFLAQLFLLRIRGVLKKNTGSDFTPSSYAVGGRSAGYST; from the coding sequence ATGGGTACGCCACCGGAAGGCCGCAGGCTTGTCATTCGAGGCCGGGAAATAAGCGAAGCGGATATAGCCGTTGTACGTGGTTTGATAGAGCACTATGGCAACCGAGGCCGGGTATATATCTCTATCAAGTTGTCAGAACATTGGCAATGGAAACAAGCTAACGGACATCTAAAAGATCGTGCATGCCGTAGTATACTGCAATCGTTGTCCGAGAGAGGGCTTATCCAACTGCCTGCTTCCAAAAGGGCACCATCATGCAAAAACGAACGTCCGTTAGAACATGTGAGGTTGGATACCACAGAAATCAAGGGAAACATAAAGGTGTTTCTTCCGTTAAAGATAAAGAGCGTAACGGATAAAGAAAGTGGCCGCATATGGAAGTACGTCAATAGAAGATATCACTATTTGGGCTATCGAGTATTAGTAGGGCAGAACATAAGGTATTTAATATACAGCTCTGATCGATTAGTGGCGGCACTGGGCTGGCAATCCGCAGTAGAGCGGTTATATTGCAGGGACATTATCATAGGCTGGAATGTGCAGGAGCGCAGAAAGGCTTTAGACAAAGTACTAAACAATAGTCGCTTTCTGATCATGCCATGGGTAGAGGTAAAAAATATTGCATCACATATTTTATCACGAGTTGTCCGACAATTGCAGAAAGATTGGGTAGAGAAGTATGGCACCCGATTATTATTTCTGGAAACATTTATCGATCCATCAAAATTTTCAGGAACGTGTTATCAGGCAGCTAACTGGGTAAAAATTGGCAACACGAAGGGCTATCGTAAAAAGCAGAAAGGATTTATATACCATGGAAACAGCAAGGAGGTTTATTTTTATGTATTAGATCCACAAGGCAGACAAAAGATTAAACAAGACAAAACAGAACCATTACTTACCCGAAAGTATCTCCTTTCAAACAGACCTTACAGCAATCTGCCATTGGAAAGGAGAAGCAGTATGATAGTACGTCCCCCGGACTGGAGTCCTGAAGTAGAACCCGGAGTTGAATTGAGTGCAAGCGATATCGGAAAGCTTGCAACAGAGTTGGAGAAGTATCACGCATTGTTTGAGGAGGGATTCAGACGGAAAGAGCAGAAAGATTTGAGCTTGTGCTATTTGCAGGGTTTATTAAGTAAGCTTGATCGTAAATCGATAGAGCCAATAGCACTTCGACTCCGAGGTAAAGATACAGTACGAAGCTTGCAACGGTTCATGGGAGAGTACAAGTGGGATGGAGAATTTATCGCTTCACGGCACAAAGAGGAACTCTCAAAACTATTGTCCGAAGCTGATGGAGTACTCAGTCTTGATAGTAGAGAAGTGGTGAAAAAAGGAAAGGAATCGGTGGGAGTCGCTCGTCAATATTGTGGCCGTCTTGGTAAAATAGAAAATTGTCAGTCTGGAGTGTACGTGGCATATACGAGTACGAAGGGGTATGGATTGATAGACCGCCGGCTGTATATGCCTGAAAAGTGGTTTGACCCTGAGTATAAAGAGAGACGTGAAAGATGCAAAGTGCCTAAAAATTTGGTATTCAGGAAGAAACCGGAACTTGCCGTTGAGATGATTGCTGAATTGAGTACGGGTGGGCTGTTCCCATTTCGTTGGATAACGTGTGATAGTATATTTGGCAATAGCCCTGATTTTTTAGAAAATCTTCCTCCACAGGTTTTTTATCTAGCTGATATAGCAAAGAATCGGAAAGTGTTAGTGAGCACGCAAGATGGTGAAGCTTGCCGGAAGAGAGTTGAAAGAAAAGTATCCGATATAGCACAGGACGGAAATGTAAAGTGGAAGCTGGCCCAACTTGCTGAAGGAGCAAAAGGGCCAATTTATGGATTTGTCGCTCGAACCAGGGTGTTTGCAGGCGATGACAGTACAGCGGAGAATGAAAGATGGCTGTTTTTAAGAAAAGATCCTAAAACACATGAAATAAAGTACTGCCTCAGCAATGCTCCGGCAGAGACGGCACTTGAAGAAATGATACGTGTATGTGTATTACGCTGGCCTGTCGAGCAATCATTTCAAGAAGGCAAAAGCGAATTAGGCATGGCAGATTATGAACATCGTTCCTGGCCCGCCTGGCATAGGCATATGACGTTTGTTTTTTTGGCACAATTATTTTTGCTTAGAATACGCGGAGTATTAAAAAAAAACACCGGCTCTGACTTTACCCCAAGCTCGTATGCTGTTGGAGGCCGTTCTGCCGGTTATTCCACTTGA
- a CDS encoding lipopolysaccharide biosynthesis protein — protein MENIAHKTKSSLIWSTALRIGYQIIRFAVSIIIARLLEPKDFGIMGIATMIVFYANTITNFGFNNALIQKKDINDEHVNSVFTIDVIVSIILFAVTILLSHRIAVFFHIPELEEVLWAVSPIFIITSFFQMPMTLMKRHVNFKITSITEFLQGIIQSFLTLALAFWGFKYWSLVIGLVVSYTVSTLFILLVVKWKPKIKYSNIAVKSIFNFGMYNLLRAQLFYINSFADKFIIGKFLGPTFLGFYEKAYSTAEIQRNCIGMPINAVMFSSFSRIQSVKDDQIKKYFKKALSIILLISIPFNVVLFLLGAHFVSVLLGSKWELMIRSLKIFSVAFVFVPVNGLLASLNIGIGNYKRQTINECICSVFLIIVCLLIVQNGIEYVAFGFLFASFLQFILAIRLAKESLKLRGKDVLESLRPAILGSVFMAIMIILSEKWFFYKINAVNFILLLAIGCFSYILAILSPNYRILEDFRKPIIDNICFLINKIYAFFYK, from the coding sequence TTGGAAAATATTGCACATAAAACTAAATCAAGTCTAATCTGGAGCACAGCGTTAAGGATTGGTTACCAAATTATTAGATTTGCTGTAAGCATAATTATAGCCAGATTATTAGAGCCAAAAGACTTCGGAATCATGGGAATCGCAACAATGATAGTATTTTATGCTAACACCATAACGAACTTTGGATTTAATAATGCATTAATTCAAAAGAAAGACATCAATGATGAACACGTTAATTCTGTATTTACTATTGACGTTATTGTCTCTATAATTTTGTTTGCAGTTACTATTTTACTATCACATCGCATTGCTGTTTTTTTTCATATACCTGAATTAGAAGAGGTGTTATGGGCAGTTTCTCCAATTTTTATTATTACGAGCTTTTTCCAGATGCCAATGACTTTAATGAAGAGGCATGTTAATTTCAAGATTACTTCCATAACTGAGTTTTTGCAAGGGATCATACAATCCTTTCTTACATTGGCTCTGGCTTTTTGGGGATTCAAGTATTGGTCTCTCGTGATAGGTCTTGTGGTTTCCTATACTGTTAGTACATTATTCATTTTATTAGTAGTAAAATGGAAACCAAAAATTAAGTACTCAAATATTGCTGTTAAGAGTATATTTAATTTTGGAATGTATAATTTATTAAGAGCCCAACTATTTTACATAAACTCCTTTGCTGACAAATTTATCATCGGTAAGTTCCTGGGGCCTACCTTTCTTGGTTTTTATGAAAAAGCATACTCAACTGCGGAAATACAACGGAATTGTATTGGTATGCCAATCAATGCTGTAATGTTTTCTTCTTTTAGTAGAATTCAATCAGTAAAAGATGACCAAATTAAGAAATATTTTAAAAAAGCTCTGTCTATAATCTTGTTGATCAGCATTCCCTTTAATGTTGTTTTGTTTCTTTTAGGTGCCCATTTTGTATCGGTATTGTTAGGTAGTAAGTGGGAGCTAATGATAAGGTCATTAAAAATATTTTCTGTTGCTTTTGTTTTTGTACCCGTTAATGGATTATTGGCTAGTCTGAATATTGGTATAGGTAATTATAAAAGACAAACTATAAATGAATGTATCTGTAGTGTCTTCTTGATTATAGTTTGCTTATTGATTGTACAAAATGGTATTGAGTATGTAGCATTTGGGTTTCTTTTTGCATCTTTTCTACAATTTATTTTGGCTATTCGGCTCGCAAAAGAGAGTTTAAAATTAAGAGGCAAAGATGTGCTTGAAAGTTTACGTCCTGCCATATTAGGGTCAGTGTTTATGGCGATAATGATAATACTTTCAGAAAAGTGGTTTTTCTATAAAATAAATGCTGTGAATTTTATTTTGTTATTGGCCATAGGTTGTTTTTCTTATATTTTAGCAATTTTGTCACCTAATTATCGCATTTTAGAAGACTTTCGAAAGCCAATTATTGATAACATATGCTTTTTAATTAACAAGATCTATGCTTTTTTCTATAAATAA